One window of Deltaproteobacteria bacterium genomic DNA carries:
- a CDS encoding VOC family protein, whose product MAYRLDHIAINCKDLQQSIQFNEKFMNGTPTPIRKGGGGEFCFMNITGAPSVQLIASNDAAGINHYGFVTDNIDGTAAELKSKGAEIIREIRDQDGKLTTIFVKDCNGLSMEVRIPR is encoded by the coding sequence ATGGCGTACCGCCTCGATCACATTGCGATCAACTGCAAAGACCTGCAGCAGTCGATTCAATTCAACGAAAAATTTATGAACGGCACTCCGACGCCCATCCGCAAAGGCGGCGGCGGCGAATTCTGCTTTATGAACATCACCGGCGCGCCGTCGGTGCAGCTGATCGCATCCAACGACGCGGCCGGCATCAACCATTATGGCTTTGTCACCGACAACATCGACGGCACGGCGGCGGAGCTAAAATCAAAGGGCGCCGAGATCATTCGTGAAATCCGCGATCAAGACGGTAAGCTGACCACGATTTTCGTGAAGGATTGTAACGGTCTCAGCATGGAAGTGCGCATCCCACGCTGA